In the genome of Sphingomonas naphthae, one region contains:
- a CDS encoding type II secretion system F family protein, which yields MTSFVYRAVDASGVNARGVIEAPGPAAARRMLRDRALLPISVEPASKPLSIALPFRRGSARIGARALATVTRQISTLVSSHVNIEEALNIVAQQAENAKVAALTSSVRDAIMEGRSFAAALGDHPQTFPEFYRASVSAGEQSGRLAEVLAHLAVFVETRQRNQQKVKLALLYPALLAVVALGMIAMLLVYVVPDIVRVFVSRGAELPFLTRALIAFSDAVEGYGLYAILVLLIGGFLFGRWAAVPANRLRLDAFWSRTWPIARFSRQNNAARFAGSLATLTLSAVPLADAIDAAAAVTPNRHLRTRAFMVGQRIREGASLRSAMSEAGIFPSMLLAIVASGESSGQLGPALDRAATELERELDAMVSTLVALVEPGVLLLMGGIVLLMVLAILLPIINLNNLVTL from the coding sequence ATGACGTCCTTCGTCTATCGCGCGGTAGATGCCTCGGGCGTGAACGCCAGGGGCGTGATCGAGGCGCCCGGCCCGGCGGCGGCGCGGCGGATGCTGCGCGACCGGGCCCTGCTGCCGATCTCGGTCGAGCCCGCGTCCAAGCCCCTGTCGATCGCGCTGCCGTTCCGGCGGGGCAGCGCGCGGATCGGCGCGCGGGCGCTGGCGACGGTGACGCGGCAGATTTCCACCCTCGTTAGCAGCCATGTGAATATCGAGGAGGCGCTCAACATCGTCGCGCAGCAGGCGGAGAATGCGAAGGTCGCCGCCCTCACGTCGAGCGTGCGCGACGCGATCATGGAGGGGCGCAGCTTCGCCGCAGCGCTCGGCGATCATCCGCAGACCTTTCCCGAATTCTACCGCGCATCCGTGTCGGCGGGCGAACAGTCCGGCCGGCTCGCCGAGGTGCTGGCGCATCTGGCGGTGTTCGTGGAGACGCGCCAGCGCAACCAGCAGAAGGTGAAGCTGGCGCTGTTGTATCCGGCGCTGCTGGCGGTGGTGGCGCTCGGCATGATCGCGATGCTGCTCGTCTATGTGGTGCCCGATATCGTCCGCGTGTTCGTGTCGCGCGGCGCGGAGCTGCCCTTCCTCACCCGCGCGCTGATCGCTTTCTCGGACGCGGTGGAGGGCTATGGTCTCTATGCGATCCTGGTCCTGCTGATCGGCGGCTTCCTGTTCGGGCGCTGGGCGGCGGTGCCCGCCAACCGGCTGCGGCTCGACGCTTTCTGGTCGCGGACCTGGCCGATCGCGCGCTTCAGCCGGCAGAATAATGCCGCGCGTTTCGCGGGCAGTCTGGCGACCCTCACGCTCAGCGCGGTGCCGCTGGCCGACGCGATCGACGCCGCCGCCGCCGTCACCCCCAACCGCCACCTGCGCACCCGCGCCTTCATGGTCGGCCAGCGCATCCGCGAGGGCGCCAGCCTGCGATCGGCCATGTCGGAAGCGGGCATCTTCCCCTCGATGCTGCTGGCGATCGTCGCCTCGGGCGAGAGCAGCGGCCAGCTCGGCCCCGCGCTCGACCGCGCCGCGACCGAACTGGAGCGCGAGCTGGACGCGATGGTGTCCACGCTGGTGGCGCTGGTCGAGCCGGGGGTGCTGCTGCTGATGGGCGGGATCGTGCTGCTGATGGTGCTGGCGATCCTGCTGCCGATCATCAACCTCAACAATCTCGTGACGTTGTGA
- the gspE gene encoding type II secretion system ATPase GspE, with the protein MTPIADMAEPIADEVAVGGLPYGFARRSRVVVRATPAGPECVHDTAAPLAGLLEVQRLYGAGLRFAAVPTAQFDQILATQYRDSARQAADFADSELDLAALADSAAAVDDLLDQRDDSPVIRLINALLLEAVKEGASDIHIETQEKRLIVRFRVDGVLRDVVEPRRALAPLLVSRIKVMARLDIAERRIPQDGRVTLRIGGQDVDARVSTIPTQHGERVVLRLLDKGGARLDLSSLGMSDRDVAVFEKLLERPHGLLLVTGPTGSGKTTTLYAGLTTLNDRRRNIMTVEDPIEYELEGVAQTQVNPRTDLTFARGLRAILRQDPDVIMVGEIRDQETAEVAVRSAMTGHFVLSTLHTNSAVGSVTRLIDMGVERYLLAPMVAGLIAQRLVRRLCQSCARADRASDADAVLLGGAIRAGDPVWRPVGCADCHQDGYRGRVAIYEVVVVDDRMQAMIHDGAAEADLVRTARTGGPSLLDDGVARIRDGTTTVEEVARVVRDEA; encoded by the coding sequence ATGACACCCATCGCCGACATGGCCGAGCCGATCGCCGACGAGGTGGCGGTGGGCGGCCTGCCTTATGGCTTCGCGCGCCGCAGCCGCGTCGTCGTCCGCGCCACCCCGGCGGGGCCGGAGTGCGTCCACGACACCGCCGCGCCGCTCGCCGGCCTGCTCGAAGTGCAGCGGCTGTATGGCGCGGGCCTGCGCTTCGCCGCCGTGCCGACCGCGCAGTTCGACCAGATTCTCGCCACGCAATATCGCGACAGCGCGCGGCAGGCGGCAGACTTCGCCGATTCCGAACTCGATCTGGCGGCGCTGGCCGACAGCGCGGCGGCGGTGGACGACCTGCTCGACCAGCGCGACGATTCGCCCGTCATCCGCCTCATCAACGCGCTGCTGCTGGAGGCGGTGAAGGAAGGCGCGTCAGACATCCACATCGAGACGCAGGAAAAGCGGCTGATCGTGCGCTTCCGCGTCGATGGCGTGTTGCGCGACGTGGTCGAGCCGCGCCGCGCGCTCGCGCCGCTGCTCGTCAGCCGCATCAAGGTGATGGCGCGGCTGGACATCGCCGAGCGACGCATCCCCCAGGATGGCCGCGTCACCTTGCGCATCGGCGGGCAGGACGTCGATGCGCGCGTTTCGACCATCCCGACCCAGCATGGCGAGCGGGTGGTGCTGCGTCTGCTCGACAAGGGCGGTGCCCGCCTCGATCTCTCCAGCCTCGGCATGAGCGACCGCGATGTGGCCGTGTTCGAGAAGTTGCTCGAGCGCCCGCACGGGCTGCTGCTGGTCACCGGGCCGACCGGGTCGGGCAAGACGACCACGCTCTACGCCGGCCTCACCACGCTCAACGATCGCCGCCGCAACATCATGACGGTGGAAGACCCGATCGAATATGAGCTGGAGGGCGTGGCGCAAACGCAGGTCAACCCGCGCACCGACCTGACCTTCGCGCGCGGGCTGCGCGCGATCCTGCGGCAAGACCCGGATGTCATCATGGTCGGCGAAATCCGCGATCAGGAGACGGCCGAGGTCGCGGTGCGATCGGCGATGACGGGGCATTTCGTGCTGTCCACGCTCCATACCAACAGCGCCGTCGGCAGCGTGACCCGGCTGATCGACATGGGCGTCGAACGCTATCTGCTGGCGCCGATGGTGGCCGGGCTGATCGCGCAGCGCCTCGTCCGCCGCCTGTGCCAGAGCTGCGCGCGCGCGGACCGGGCGAGCGATGCCGACGCGGTGCTGCTGGGCGGCGCGATCCGGGCGGGCGATCCGGTGTGGCGGCCGGTCGGCTGCGCGGACTGCCATCAGGACGGCTATCGCGGCCGGGTGGCGATCTACGAGGTCGTCGTGGTCGACGATCGGATGCAGGCGATGATCCACGACGGCGCGGCGGAAGCCGATCTGGTCCGCACCGCGCGCACCGGCGGGCCGAGCCTGCTCGACGACGGCGTCGCCCGCATCCGCGACGGCACCACCACCGTCGAGGAAGTCGCCCGCGTGGTCCGCGACGAGGCATGA
- the gspM gene encoding type II secretion system protein GspM — MRIAAAIGPRLDPYRSRFLIWWGGRSRREQRLLAGLAAVAAVALLIVCVVKPLQAARADALSRIRTYDTLDARIRAAGPALAGGGGAAQRSGDPASIVSASAAQYGVAASAQPVAGGRMRVAVSGAAYDGVVRWLDDLARTSSLRVTTMRLTRGTAAGTVDGDLVFAA; from the coding sequence ATGAGGATCGCCGCCGCCATCGGCCCCCGCCTCGATCCGTATCGCAGCCGCTTCCTGATCTGGTGGGGCGGGCGCAGCCGGCGCGAGCAGCGGCTGCTCGCCGGGCTGGCGGCGGTCGCCGCCGTCGCGCTGCTGATCGTGTGCGTGGTGAAGCCGCTCCAGGCCGCGCGCGCCGACGCGCTCTCGCGCATCCGAACCTATGACACGCTCGACGCGCGCATCCGCGCCGCCGGCCCGGCGCTGGCCGGTGGGGGCGGGGCGGCGCAGCGCAGCGGCGATCCGGCATCGATCGTCTCGGCCAGCGCCGCGCAATATGGCGTCGCCGCCTCGGCCCAGCCGGTCGCGGGCGGGCGGATGCGGGTGGCCGTGTCGGGCGCGGCCTACGACGGTGTCGTGCGCTGGCTCGACGATCTCGCCCGTACCAGCAGCCTGCGCGTCACGACGATGCGGCTCACCAGGGGAACCGCCGCCGGCACGGTCGATGGCGATCTGGTGTTCGCGGCATGA
- the gspL gene encoding type II secretion system protein GspL, whose protein sequence is MNPSTATKGWRLTAAGLLPVEDMTVSGGGIVTVPTEQALLLTADLPLPTRAKRVAALPFAIEDRIAESIEAVHLALGQEIAPQRYLAAVVRHDVMRGWVRLLAEQGLDTAPIVPDALLLPRAEAGWVVRIAEGRALVRGADGAGFALPAALLAGAWIAAGRPAVLSLGDPLPAGIESEAELAVDWPIAPPVDLRQGAYVARRRPIGSVGRRVMIVAAAGVLAHAAIAAADTVALRTLAAKREGEMRALVATAMPSVSPGDDVAAAALAALPVGNGPSGPPDRLMPLLARVSSAAAPAGPLALEGMTYDAATGRLTLAVKPGGEAALASALTSSGLSATAGAGQVLVRETAR, encoded by the coding sequence ATGAATCCATCCACCGCGACGAAAGGCTGGCGCCTCACGGCCGCCGGCCTCCTGCCGGTGGAGGATATGACAGTTTCCGGCGGCGGGATTGTGACAGTGCCGACCGAACAGGCGCTGCTGCTGACCGCCGATCTGCCGCTGCCGACGCGCGCAAAACGGGTCGCGGCGCTGCCCTTCGCGATCGAGGACCGCATCGCCGAATCGATCGAGGCGGTGCATCTGGCGCTGGGGCAGGAGATCGCGCCGCAACGCTATCTCGCCGCCGTGGTGCGGCACGACGTGATGCGCGGCTGGGTGCGGCTGCTGGCTGAACAGGGATTGGATACGGCACCGATCGTGCCCGACGCGCTGCTGTTGCCGCGCGCCGAGGCGGGCTGGGTGGTGCGGATCGCCGAGGGGCGCGCGCTGGTGCGCGGCGCCGACGGGGCAGGATTCGCGCTGCCGGCGGCGCTGCTGGCGGGGGCGTGGATCGCGGCGGGCCGTCCGGCGGTGCTGTCGCTGGGCGATCCCCTGCCGGCGGGCATCGAAAGTGAAGCGGAATTGGCGGTCGACTGGCCGATCGCCCCGCCGGTCGATCTGCGGCAGGGCGCCTATGTGGCGCGGCGGCGGCCGATCGGGTCGGTCGGGCGGCGGGTGATGATCGTCGCGGCGGCGGGCGTGCTGGCCCATGCTGCCATCGCCGCCGCCGATACGGTGGCGCTCAGGACGCTGGCGGCCAAGCGCGAGGGCGAGATGCGCGCCCTGGTCGCGACCGCCATGCCCAGCGTGTCACCGGGCGACGACGTGGCCGCCGCCGCGCTGGCGGCTCTACCGGTGGGCAATGGACCGTCGGGTCCGCCCGATCGGCTGATGCCGCTCCTCGCCCGCGTGTCGTCCGCCGCCGCCCCGGCCGGCCCGCTGGCACTGGAAGGCATGACCTATGATGCCGCGACCGGGCGGCTGACCCTGGCGGTGAAGCCGGGCGGCGAGGCCGCGCTGGCAAGCGCGCTGACATCCAGCGGCCTGTCGGCGACGGCGGGCGCGGGGCAGGTCCTGGTGCGGGAGACGGCCCGATGA
- the gspG gene encoding type II secretion system major pseudopilin GspG, with amino-acid sequence MKLATARVRSREAGLTLIEMIVVLAIIALIAALIVPNVIGRPDEARVTVARTDLKTIGAALKLYRLDNGDYPTTGQGLTALAKKPTMEPVPSNWSAEGYLAQVPVDPWGKPYIYRYDGSGSFDLRSYGKDGKPGGEGTDADLSDIAA; translated from the coding sequence ATGAAACTTGCTACCGCCCGCGTCCGATCCCGCGAAGCGGGCCTCACCCTGATCGAAATGATCGTGGTGCTGGCGATCATCGCGCTGATCGCCGCGCTGATCGTGCCCAACGTGATCGGCCGGCCCGACGAGGCCCGCGTGACGGTCGCCCGCACCGATCTCAAGACGATCGGCGCCGCGCTCAAGCTCTACCGCCTCGACAATGGCGATTATCCGACCACCGGGCAGGGCCTGACGGCGCTCGCCAAGAAGCCGACGATGGAGCCGGTGCCGTCCAACTGGTCGGCCGAGGGCTATCTGGCGCAGGTGCCGGTCGACCCGTGGGGCAAGCCCTATATCTATCGCTACGACGGATCGGGCAGCTTCGATCTGCGCAGCTACGGCAAGGACGGCAAGCCCGGCGGCGAAGGCACCGATGCCGACCTGAGCGATATCGCCGCGTGA
- a CDS encoding pilus assembly FimT family protein, protein MIRVRASERGMTLIEVLIVLAIIGIAAGATVLGLGAATRGVSTASEAQRLASRLRLAADDAMLDDRAIAFVWDEGGYSFTGTSGTDDSLAAHRLPRGVRLWGSGTAPVGVDGAGLPIEARLMSSADTWIVRYDGLTVAASEAPKT, encoded by the coding sequence GTGATTCGCGTCCGCGCCTCGGAACGGGGCATGACCCTGATCGAGGTGCTGATCGTGCTGGCGATCATCGGCATCGCCGCCGGCGCCACCGTGCTGGGGCTGGGCGCGGCGACGCGCGGCGTATCGACCGCGTCCGAAGCCCAGCGCCTTGCCTCGCGGCTGCGGCTGGCGGCGGACGACGCGATGCTCGACGATCGCGCCATCGCCTTCGTGTGGGACGAGGGCGGCTACAGCTTCACCGGCACCAGCGGCACCGACGACAGCCTGGCCGCGCACCGCCTGCCGCGCGGCGTGCGGCTGTGGGGCAGCGGCACCGCGCCGGTCGGCGTCGACGGCGCCGGCCTGCCGATCGAGGCGCGGCTGATGAGCAGCGCCGATACCTGGATCGTCCGCTACGACGGGCTCACCGTGGCCGCGAGCGAGGCGCCCAAGACATGA
- the gspI gene encoding type II secretion system minor pseudopilin GspI — protein sequence MIRRGGTTASASESGFTLIEALVALAILAVASVGLIRATEAHVDSVRGMEGRAAAQWVAENRLAELGLPDAFPAGDAPIEMLGMRWEVRSTSRQTADPDLRAVTVTAHPVGRTSPAATLEGFVDMGTTTAS from the coding sequence ATGATCCGCCGGGGGGGCACGACAGCATCGGCCAGCGAATCAGGCTTCACCCTGATCGAAGCCCTCGTCGCGCTCGCGATCCTGGCGGTCGCGTCCGTCGGCCTGATCCGCGCGACCGAGGCGCATGTCGATTCGGTGCGCGGGATGGAGGGCCGGGCGGCGGCGCAATGGGTCGCTGAAAACCGCCTCGCCGAACTGGGCCTGCCCGATGCCTTTCCCGCCGGCGACGCGCCAATCGAGATGCTGGGAATGCGTTGGGAGGTGCGCAGCACCAGCCGCCAGACCGCCGACCCCGATCTGCGCGCCGTGACCGTCACCGCGCACCCCGTCGGCCGGACGAGCCCCGCCGCCACGCTGGAGGGCTTCGTCGACATGGGCACGACCACCGCATCATGA
- a CDS encoding type II secretion system protein N: MTPRQTRIAADIFTGAVIASVAIAFAGLTWRLAAGLGTPAPAAPIPTLPRPQVDVSPIVALAPFGSGATGAPTPTGLPLELKGVMLAIPSDASTALIASAGGAAPIAYRIGQAVPGGGPIETIGIDNVIFSVSGHREQLAFPKPGATAPSATQAAPPIINPGAPPAMAVQSPPPGAAPPPPPMGAGPMSPQAMLSSIGAEPINGGYRVGQSLSPTVRAAGLQPGDVVESVNGTKLGNPAQDQQTLAAAMRSGTVRIDVMRGSQHMTLALPAR, from the coding sequence ATGACGCCGCGCCAGACCCGCATCGCCGCCGACATCTTCACCGGCGCCGTGATCGCCTCGGTCGCGATCGCGTTCGCCGGGCTGACGTGGCGGCTGGCCGCCGGCCTCGGCACGCCCGCCCCCGCCGCGCCGATCCCGACTTTGCCGCGCCCGCAGGTGGACGTGAGCCCGATCGTCGCGCTCGCCCCGTTCGGCAGCGGCGCCACCGGCGCGCCGACGCCGACCGGCCTGCCGCTGGAACTGAAGGGCGTGATGCTGGCGATCCCGAGCGACGCCTCGACCGCGCTGATCGCGTCGGCCGGCGGCGCGGCGCCGATCGCCTATCGCATCGGCCAGGCGGTGCCCGGCGGCGGCCCGATCGAGACGATCGGCATCGATAACGTGATCTTCTCCGTCTCCGGCCACCGCGAGCAGCTCGCCTTCCCCAAGCCCGGCGCCACCGCGCCGTCCGCAACGCAAGCCGCGCCGCCGATCATCAACCCCGGCGCCCCGCCCGCGATGGCGGTGCAGAGCCCGCCGCCCGGCGCCGCACCGCCGCCGCCACCGATGGGCGCCGGCCCGATGTCACCGCAGGCGATGCTCAGCAGCATCGGCGCGGAGCCGATCAACGGCGGCTATCGCGTCGGCCAGTCGCTATCCCCCACCGTCCGCGCCGCCGGCCTCCAGCCCGGCGACGTGGTGGAAAGCGTCAACGGCACCAAGCTCGGCAACCCCGCGCAGGACCAGCAGACCCTCGCCGCCGCGATGCGATCCGGCACCGTCCGGATCGACGTGATGCGCGGCAGCCAACACATGACCCTGGCCCTTCCGGCCCGATGA